From a region of the Candidatus Thorarchaeota archaeon genome:
- a CDS encoding DUF5320 family protein has product MKLGVSSTGPDLDSQIDPRFGRCQHFVIVDSDTMQSEAIQNTAAGAARGAGIQAAQMMAQKGVQAVLTGNLGPNATQALSAAGIQMITGVAGTVRNAVESFKSGDVESSATAAPSGTAMGTSTGTGTTPTPGSGAGYGMGMGRGGGRGGGRGMGFRRFAGTGSMPQAPTSQPSASQSQELENLKKRMDKMQEQLKRIEKRIEELSK; this is encoded by the coding sequence ATGAAGCTGGGAGTATCATCAACTGGACCTGATTTGGATTCACAAATAGATCCGAGATTTGGCCGATGCCAGCATTTCGTTATTGTGGATTCAGATACAATGCAATCTGAAGCCATACAGAATACAGCTGCTGGTGCAGCAAGAGGAGCAGGTATTCAAGCGGCACAGATGATGGCACAGAAAGGCGTCCAGGCGGTGCTAACAGGGAATCTTGGTCCCAATGCCACTCAGGCATTGTCTGCCGCAGGAATCCAGATGATCACTGGAGTGGCAGGAACCGTTCGAAATGCAGTTGAGAGCTTCAAGAGCGGCGACGTTGAATCTTCTGCAACAGCTGCACCTTCTGGAACTGCAATGGGCACAAGTACAGGAACCGGAACAACACCAACGCCAGGTTCGGGTGCTGGTTATGGAATGGGGATGGGTCGCGGAGGTGGCCGCGGCGGTGGACGTGGAATGGGCTTTCGACGCTTCGCTGGGACGGGTTCAATGCCTCAGGCTCCAACCTCACAGCCTTCTGCCTCACAGAGTCAGGAATTGGAGAATCTGAAGAAGCGCATGGACAAAATGCAGGAGCAGCTAAAGCGAATCGAGAAGCGAATTGAAGAACTTAGTAAGTAG